From one Halosimplex rubrum genomic stretch:
- the ubaA gene encoding SAMP-activating enzyme E1 — MAGPDLDPEQLDRYSRHIIMDEVGPEGQASLLDAAVLVVGAGGLGSPVLQYLAAAGVGTIGIADHDTVERSNLQRQVVHGDNDVGRPKVDSAAEFVRELNPDVTAEPHEVAVSPDTVADLVDGYDFVVDASDNFPTRFLINDYCTLAGVPFVHGAIYRFEGQVTAFTGEGPCYRCLFPEAPPEGAVPDCATTGVLGVLPGTVGAIQATETVKQFVGVGESLDGRMVVYDAADMTFEEVTVRPNPSCPVCGDDPIDSVDEVEYSESCAVPAD; from the coding sequence ATGGCAGGGCCGGATCTCGACCCCGAGCAACTCGACCGGTACTCCCGGCACATCATCATGGACGAGGTGGGACCCGAGGGCCAGGCGAGCCTGCTCGACGCCGCGGTGCTGGTCGTCGGCGCCGGCGGACTGGGCTCGCCAGTCCTCCAGTACCTCGCCGCCGCCGGCGTCGGTACCATCGGGATTGCCGACCACGACACCGTCGAGCGCTCCAACCTCCAGCGCCAGGTCGTCCACGGGGACAACGACGTGGGCCGCCCCAAGGTCGACAGCGCTGCCGAGTTCGTCCGCGAGCTGAACCCCGACGTGACCGCCGAACCTCACGAGGTCGCCGTCTCGCCCGACACCGTCGCCGACCTCGTCGACGGCTACGACTTCGTCGTCGACGCCTCGGACAACTTCCCGACTCGATTCCTGATCAACGACTACTGCACGCTCGCCGGCGTCCCCTTCGTCCACGGGGCCATCTACCGCTTCGAGGGCCAGGTGACCGCCTTCACCGGCGAAGGGCCGTGTTACCGCTGTCTGTTCCCCGAGGCGCCGCCCGAGGGCGCCGTCCCCGACTGCGCGACGACGGGCGTGCTCGGCGTCCTCCCGGGTACGGTCGGCGCCATCCAGGCCACCGAGACCGTCAAACAGTTCGTCGGCGTGGGCGAGTCGCTGGACGGCCGGATGGTCGTCTACGACGCCGCCGACATGACCTTCGAGGAGGTCACCGTCCGACCGAACCCCTCCTGTCCGGTCTGCGGCGACGACCCCATCGACTCCGTCGACGAGGTGGAGTACTCGGAGAGTTGCGCCGTCCCCGCCGACTGA
- a CDS encoding YIP1 family protein, with amino-acid sequence MAPSTPLVRPSEYFGRYDRPSMTAAFAIVLVQATGTAIAMWLFLQRVVAHVDAPPEEKAQVQGAVTGAIVGTFVAIFAGWLLLAALLHLFVWLAGGRRTFGTTLAVTGEAEIAGVVMLPVTTVGLIGLLGQAPSDPAAFVDFFERAASFSSPVLLVSSLLGALWTAAIQGYGLAVAHDLPVEKMLALAFGIGILGFLLNLV; translated from the coding sequence ATGGCGCCCTCCACGCCGCTCGTCCGCCCCTCCGAGTACTTCGGCCGCTACGACCGCCCGTCGATGACCGCCGCGTTCGCGATCGTCCTCGTCCAGGCGACCGGGACCGCCATCGCGATGTGGCTGTTCCTCCAGCGGGTGGTCGCCCACGTCGACGCCCCGCCCGAGGAGAAAGCGCAGGTCCAGGGCGCCGTGACCGGCGCGATCGTCGGCACCTTCGTCGCCATCTTCGCCGGGTGGTTGCTGCTCGCCGCCCTGTTACACCTGTTCGTGTGGCTCGCCGGCGGCCGGCGGACGTTCGGGACCACCCTCGCGGTCACCGGCGAGGCCGAGATCGCCGGGGTCGTCATGCTTCCGGTCACGACCGTCGGGCTGATCGGCCTGCTCGGGCAGGCGCCGAGCGACCCTGCGGCGTTCGTCGACTTCTTCGAGCGGGCGGCCTCGTTCAGTTCGCCCGTCCTGCTGGTCTCCAGCCTGCTCGGCGCGCTCTGGACGGCCGCGATCCAGGGCTACGGCCTCGCCGTCGCCCACGACCTCCCCGTCGAGAAGATGCTCGCGCTCGCGTTCGGTATCGGTATCCTCGGGTTCCTGCTGAACCTGGTCTGA
- a CDS encoding methyl-accepting chemotaxis protein: MAGTGNETTDLAAESGLDEDIEKDIDEEIGEGIDRNQGYDSAAASEIQTSLAELQDSSIGIAEEIDAIREHAAEQHEGMSQVADEVSNLSAAVEEIASSSEEVSSASATARELAEDGRESATDISDAMEDIHDASESVADDVLTIQNSVGEVDEIVEVINDIADQTNMLALNASIEAARAGEAGEGFAVVADEVKSLAEESQSQAGTIEEMVAGIQNDTSNAVETIEESSEQIERGIDMVEDAIEVLEDIHRAVEEVNDGIQEVAAATDEQAASTEEVASMVDQATGAAEEIAGSTADIAEEADDQTDQVSDINREMDRLIDG; the protein is encoded by the coding sequence ATGGCAGGAACCGGTAACGAGACCACAGATCTGGCGGCCGAGAGCGGACTCGACGAGGACATCGAGAAGGACATCGACGAGGAGATCGGCGAAGGGATCGACCGGAACCAGGGGTACGACTCGGCGGCGGCCAGCGAGATCCAGACCTCGCTGGCGGAGCTACAGGACTCCTCGATCGGGATCGCCGAGGAGATCGACGCGATCCGCGAACACGCCGCCGAGCAGCACGAAGGAATGTCTCAAGTGGCCGACGAGGTGTCGAACCTCAGCGCCGCCGTCGAGGAGATCGCCTCCTCCTCGGAGGAGGTCTCCTCGGCCAGCGCCACGGCGCGGGAACTCGCGGAGGACGGACGGGAGTCGGCGACCGACATCTCCGATGCGATGGAGGACATCCACGACGCGTCGGAGAGCGTCGCCGACGACGTGCTGACCATCCAGAACAGCGTCGGCGAGGTCGACGAGATCGTCGAGGTGATCAACGACATCGCCGACCAGACGAACATGCTCGCGCTCAACGCCTCCATCGAGGCCGCTCGCGCCGGCGAGGCCGGCGAAGGGTTCGCCGTCGTCGCCGACGAGGTCAAGAGCCTCGCGGAGGAGTCCCAGTCCCAGGCCGGGACGATCGAGGAGATGGTGGCGGGCATCCAGAACGACACGAGCAACGCCGTCGAGACCATCGAGGAGTCCAGCGAGCAGATCGAGCGCGGCATCGACATGGTCGAGGACGCCATCGAGGTGCTGGAGGACATCCACCGGGCCGTCGAGGAGGTCAACGACGGCATCCAGGAGGTCGCCGCGGCCACCGACGAACAGGCCGCCTCCACCGAGGAGGTGGCAAGCATGGTCGACCAGGCCACCGGTGCCGCCGAGGAGATCGCCGGTTCGACCGCCGACATCGCCGAGGAGGCCGACGACCAGACCGACCAGGTGAGCGACATCAACCGCGAGATGGACCGGCTGATCGACGGGTGA
- a CDS encoding carboxypeptidase M32, translating into MTTESPESEPESAPEPYPAFEEHVKQLTYLNDAGGVLGWDQQVTMPEGGTPARSKQSSALSAVTHEKLTDERVGEWLDALDDADLSGGREAVVREVRREHDRAVEVPEQLVTEISETASNALPVWEEAKAEDDFDAFAPTLETMIELKRDYAEAIDPDRDPYEVLFEEYEPYLGLDTAERVLERLRDELVPLIDEIEDSDADLADPFAGGEYGEDAQEETVRAALDELGYDWEHGRLDTAAHPFSTGTQFDARVTTRFDPADPMGAIGSTIHEFGHATYTQGLPREHYGTPLGQSRDLTVHESQSRLWENHVGRSRPFWDNFTDTVNERLGTDASPREFYEAANRIYPDNRIRVEADELTYHMHIILRFEIERDLISGDLDVEEVPGVWNDKMEEYLGVRPETDSEGCLQDIHWTHGSLGYFPTYSLGSVLAAQLYASAEAAIDDLDGKVRAGEFDPLGEWLTENVHRHGCRYETDDLVAEATGEGFTADYFLDYAESKFGDLYDL; encoded by the coding sequence ATGACGACGGAATCCCCCGAGTCGGAGCCCGAGTCCGCACCGGAGCCCTACCCGGCCTTCGAGGAGCACGTGAAGCAACTGACCTACCTCAACGACGCCGGCGGGGTGCTGGGCTGGGACCAGCAGGTGACGATGCCCGAGGGCGGCACGCCAGCCCGCTCGAAGCAGTCCTCGGCGCTGTCGGCGGTCACCCACGAGAAGCTGACCGACGAGCGGGTCGGCGAGTGGCTCGACGCCCTCGACGACGCCGATCTGTCGGGCGGCCGGGAGGCCGTCGTCCGCGAGGTCCGCCGCGAGCACGACCGGGCCGTCGAGGTGCCAGAACAGTTGGTGACGGAGATCTCCGAGACGGCGTCGAACGCCCTGCCGGTCTGGGAGGAGGCCAAGGCCGAGGACGACTTCGACGCCTTCGCCCCGACCCTGGAGACGATGATCGAGCTCAAACGGGACTACGCCGAGGCGATCGACCCCGACCGCGATCCGTACGAAGTGCTGTTCGAGGAGTACGAACCCTATCTGGGCCTCGATACGGCCGAGCGGGTGCTCGAACGGCTGCGCGACGAACTCGTCCCGCTGATCGACGAGATCGAGGACAGCGACGCGGACCTGGCCGACCCGTTCGCCGGCGGCGAGTACGGCGAGGACGCCCAGGAGGAGACCGTGCGGGCGGCGCTGGACGAGCTGGGTTACGACTGGGAGCACGGACGGCTCGACACCGCGGCCCACCCGTTCTCGACGGGGACGCAGTTCGACGCCCGCGTGACGACGCGGTTCGACCCCGCCGACCCGATGGGCGCCATCGGCTCGACGATCCACGAGTTCGGCCACGCCACCTACACCCAGGGCCTGCCGCGCGAACACTACGGGACGCCGCTGGGCCAGTCCCGTGACCTGACCGTCCACGAGTCCCAGTCCCGGCTCTGGGAGAACCACGTCGGCCGCTCGCGCCCCTTCTGGGACAACTTCACCGACACCGTCAACGAGAGACTGGGGACCGACGCTTCGCCCCGCGAGTTCTACGAGGCCGCCAACCGGATCTACCCCGACAACCGCATCCGCGTCGAAGCGGACGAGCTCACCTACCACATGCACATCATCCTCCGGTTCGAGATCGAGCGGGATCTCATCTCCGGGGACCTGGACGTCGAGGAGGTGCCGGGCGTGTGGAACGACAAGATGGAGGAGTACCTCGGCGTGCGGCCCGAGACCGACAGCGAGGGCTGTCTGCAGGACATCCACTGGACCCACGGCTCGCTGGGCTACTTCCCGACGTACTCGCTGGGGAGCGTCCTCGCGGCCCAGCTGTACGCCAGCGCCGAGGCGGCCATCGACGACCTGGACGGGAAGGTCCGGGCCGGCGAGTTCGACCCGCTGGGCGAGTGGCTCACCGAGAACGTCCACCGCCACGGCTGTCGCTACGAGACCGACGACCTCGTCGCCGAGGCGACCGGCGAGGGCTTCACCGCCGACTACTTCCTCGACTACGCGGAGTCGAAGTTCGGCGACCTCTACGACCTCTGA
- a CDS encoding helix-turn-helix domain-containing protein, whose protein sequence is MRYVTVRVTHVEGEAFHPLSAVVADEPAVTTGPIHQLELIDGDTGVSLSEIRSGLDRYSEILGESPHVIEYTTTGADRGFAYAHFELDDLIRRLMQYRRSSELIVEMPIESEPDGATVVTLVGDASAFAGAFDGIPEEVSVEVVETGEYDPGVRQLFGRLTARQREVLETAVRAGYYENPREATHDDLAADLDVSPATVGEHLRKIESRVFSGFVAGE, encoded by the coding sequence ATGCGCTACGTGACGGTGCGGGTGACCCACGTCGAAGGCGAAGCGTTCCACCCGCTGAGCGCGGTCGTGGCCGACGAGCCGGCGGTCACGACGGGGCCGATCCACCAGCTGGAGCTGATCGACGGCGACACGGGCGTCTCGCTGTCGGAGATCCGGTCGGGGCTCGACCGCTACAGCGAGATCCTCGGCGAGTCGCCGCACGTCATCGAGTACACGACGACGGGCGCCGACCGGGGGTTCGCGTACGCGCACTTCGAGCTGGACGACCTGATACGGCGGCTCATGCAGTACCGACGCAGCTCGGAGCTGATCGTCGAGATGCCCATCGAGTCCGAACCGGACGGCGCGACCGTCGTCACGCTCGTCGGCGACGCCTCCGCGTTCGCCGGCGCGTTCGACGGCATCCCCGAGGAAGTGAGCGTCGAAGTCGTCGAGACCGGGGAGTACGACCCCGGCGTCCGCCAGCTGTTCGGTCGGCTGACCGCCCGCCAGCGGGAGGTGCTGGAGACGGCGGTGCGGGCCGGCTACTACGAGAACCCCCGCGAGGCGACCCACGACGACCTGGCCGCGGATCTGGACGTGTCGCCCGCCACCGTCGGCGAACACCTCCGGAAGATCGAGTCGCGCGTCTTCTCCGGATTCGTCGCCGGCGAGTAG
- a CDS encoding MFS transporter, protein MAATLREALREQVTLRAVAQWLVAGGVLYYLLDPSPAQFVTTTVSMGIFGLSELVTDVYDVRQSVRNAGFGVYALVGGAAMALLGDPNVAALPVAFLLVGAWFVLDAVQTVRHEGATESQPTGREVYHDYVGRRVREALDDGPRTRRELCEALDADDEAIDAAVAKLRSRGVVVREGSALRAVDPDDGGLTGRLAGLARRIARPLTLELGGDEGEVDGVDPKRGPADRADAVESRDDRSDRDDAAAGERGHEREYETADR, encoded by the coding sequence ATGGCAGCGACCCTCCGCGAGGCCCTCCGGGAGCAGGTGACGCTCAGGGCGGTCGCCCAGTGGCTCGTCGCCGGCGGCGTGCTCTACTACCTCCTCGACCCCTCCCCCGCGCAGTTCGTCACGACGACCGTCTCGATGGGGATCTTCGGGCTGTCCGAACTCGTCACCGACGTGTACGACGTGCGCCAGTCGGTCAGGAACGCGGGGTTCGGCGTCTACGCGCTGGTCGGCGGCGCCGCGATGGCCCTGCTGGGCGATCCGAACGTCGCCGCGCTCCCGGTCGCGTTCCTGCTCGTGGGCGCCTGGTTCGTCCTCGACGCCGTCCAGACGGTCCGCCACGAGGGCGCGACCGAGAGCCAGCCCACCGGCCGCGAGGTGTACCACGACTACGTCGGCCGGCGGGTCCGCGAGGCCCTCGACGACGGCCCGCGGACGCGACGGGAACTGTGCGAGGCGCTCGACGCCGACGACGAGGCCATCGACGCGGCGGTCGCGAAGCTCCGGTCCCGGGGCGTCGTCGTCCGCGAGGGCAGCGCGCTCCGCGCCGTCGACCCCGACGACGGGGGACTGACGGGGCGGCTCGCCGGGCTGGCCCGACGGATCGCCCGCCCGCTCACCCTCGAACTCGGCGGTGACGAGGGCGAGGTGGACGGCGTCGACCCGAAACGGGGGCCCGCCGACCGGGCGGACGCCGTCGAGAGTCGCGACGACCGGAGCGACCGCGACGACGCCGCGGCTGGCGAGCGGGGTCACGAGCGCGAGTACGAGACGGCGGACCGCTGA
- the cofH gene encoding 7,8-didemethyl-8-hydroxy-5-deazariboflavin synthase subunit CofH, whose protein sequence is MTGVGESRPNVPRGEFGFDRVPETDGSFETALAKARDGERLSVDDGVELLTTGTGSPGIDRERKELVLEAADRRRAEVVGEEVTFVANLNNNVTTACNTGCLFCNFKDRSERFRSANDESHGGFTKRPAESRDIVREAVERGIYEVTSVSGLHPAFALDDEHREVLESSDRGDLNYRSPAEYDVDPGTYCEQIDAMSVDGVHVHSMTPEEAYHGRRGTDWSYEEVYGRLQAAGLDSVPGTAAEILVDEVREVICPGKIGTDEWLEAMEAAANVGLDVTATIMYGHVENEMHRVLHLKRIRELQERTDAITEFVPLSFVHQETPLYEEGMVETGATTDEDELLIAVSRLFLDNVEHVQSSWVKYGDEQGLKMLSCGADDFMGTILSEEITKRAGGAYGEVRSFDEYVEMIDAIGRVPVERSTDYRQRRRLDPEDGPHGPQLGPAADGTPLVDPEWLESEARTE, encoded by the coding sequence ATGACAGGCGTCGGCGAGTCGCGGCCGAATGTGCCCAGAGGGGAGTTCGGGTTCGACCGCGTCCCCGAGACCGACGGGTCGTTCGAGACCGCGCTGGCGAAAGCCCGGGACGGCGAGCGCCTCTCCGTCGACGACGGCGTCGAGCTGCTGACGACGGGCACCGGGAGCCCCGGGATCGACCGCGAACGGAAGGAACTCGTCCTCGAAGCGGCCGACCGGCGCCGGGCCGAGGTCGTCGGGGAGGAAGTGACCTTCGTCGCCAACCTCAACAACAACGTCACGACCGCCTGCAACACCGGTTGTCTGTTCTGTAACTTCAAGGACCGCTCCGAGCGGTTCCGCTCGGCCAACGACGAGTCCCACGGCGGGTTCACCAAGCGGCCCGCCGAGTCCCGGGATATCGTCCGCGAGGCCGTCGAACGCGGCATCTACGAGGTCACCTCCGTCTCGGGCCTGCACCCGGCGTTCGCGCTCGACGACGAGCACCGCGAGGTCCTCGAATCGAGCGACCGGGGCGACCTGAACTACCGGTCGCCCGCGGAGTACGACGTGGACCCGGGCACCTACTGCGAGCAGATCGACGCGATGAGCGTCGACGGCGTCCACGTCCACTCGATGACGCCCGAGGAGGCCTATCACGGCCGTCGCGGCACCGACTGGTCCTACGAGGAGGTGTACGGCCGCCTGCAGGCCGCGGGACTGGACTCGGTGCCCGGCACCGCGGCGGAGATCCTCGTCGACGAGGTCCGAGAGGTGATCTGCCCCGGGAAGATCGGCACCGACGAGTGGCTCGAGGCGATGGAGGCCGCCGCCAACGTCGGCCTCGACGTGACCGCGACGATCATGTACGGCCACGTCGAGAACGAGATGCACAGAGTGCTGCACCTGAAACGGATCCGCGAGCTTCAGGAGCGGACCGACGCGATCACGGAGTTCGTCCCCCTATCCTTCGTCCATCAAGAGACCCCGCTCTACGAGGAGGGGATGGTCGAGACGGGGGCGACGACCGACGAGGACGAGTTGCTGATCGCGGTCTCGCGGCTCTTCCTCGACAACGTCGAACACGTCCAGTCGTCGTGGGTGAAGTACGGCGACGAACAGGGACTGAAGATGCTCTCGTGTGGCGCCGACGACTTCATGGGCACCATCCTGAGCGAGGAGATCACCAAGCGGGCTGGCGGGGCCTACGGCGAGGTCCGCTCGTTCGACGAGTACGTCGAGATGATCGACGCCATCGGCCGGGTCCCCGTCGAGCGGTCGACGGACTACCGCCAGCGCCGCCGCCTCGACCCCGAGGACGGGCCCCACGGGCCACAGCTCGGCCCGGCGGCCGACGGGACGCCGCTGGTCGACCCGGAGTGGCTGGAGAGCGAGGCGCGAACTGAGTGA
- a CDS encoding sodium:calcium antiporter, translating to MVESVGLAVGIVVVTTGAVWLGSSWLESASERLSEYYGLPQVVQGSIVAAVGSSFPELATVVVSALGGALGLGTGAIVGSAIFNVLVIPAVAGISTGEDIEANRTLVYKEAQFYMLAVSALVITFAMAVIYYPVDGTEFISGEMNRSLAAIPLALYGLYIFIQAQDTADHVADPDAADGIDARRQWAYLLAGLAVILVAVHELVGAVEAIGAAVGVGEFIMGVTVAAAATSLPDALVSVRAARDDRGVASLANVLGSNTFDLLVAIPVGVLIAGTWAFNFELAVPMFAVLTLATVLLFTALRTDLALSTPESVALLVAYALFVVWVVLEAATDAVAFLPNTAG from the coding sequence ATGGTCGAATCCGTCGGGCTGGCCGTCGGTATCGTCGTCGTCACGACCGGTGCCGTCTGGCTCGGCAGTTCCTGGCTCGAGTCGGCGAGCGAACGACTCTCGGAGTACTACGGGCTCCCGCAGGTCGTCCAAGGGTCGATCGTCGCGGCAGTCGGGTCGAGTTTTCCCGAGCTGGCGACGGTGGTGGTCTCGGCGCTCGGCGGCGCGCTCGGGCTCGGGACCGGCGCGATCGTCGGGTCGGCGATCTTCAACGTCCTCGTGATCCCCGCGGTCGCGGGTATCTCGACGGGGGAGGACATCGAGGCCAACCGGACGCTCGTCTACAAGGAGGCGCAGTTCTACATGCTGGCGGTGTCGGCGCTGGTGATCACCTTCGCGATGGCGGTCATCTACTATCCGGTCGACGGGACCGAGTTCATCTCGGGGGAGATGAACCGCTCGCTGGCGGCCATCCCGCTGGCGCTGTACGGACTCTACATCTTCATCCAGGCTCAGGACACCGCCGACCACGTCGCCGACCCCGACGCCGCGGACGGGATCGACGCCCGGCGCCAGTGGGCCTACCTGCTCGCGGGACTCGCCGTGATCCTCGTGGCGGTCCACGAACTCGTCGGAGCGGTGGAGGCGATCGGGGCCGCGGTCGGCGTCGGCGAGTTCATCATGGGCGTGACCGTCGCCGCCGCGGCGACGAGCCTACCCGACGCGCTGGTGAGCGTCCGCGCCGCCCGGGACGACCGCGGGGTGGCGTCGCTGGCGAACGTCCTCGGATCGAACACCTTCGACCTGCTCGTCGCCATCCCGGTCGGCGTCCTGATCGCCGGCACGTGGGCGTTCAACTTCGAACTCGCCGTACCGATGTTCGCCGTCCTGACGCTGGCGACGGTGCTCCTCTTCACCGCGCTCCGGACGGACCTCGCGCTCTCGACGCCCGAGTCGGTGGCTCTGCTGGTCGCCTACGCCCTGTTCGTCGTCTGGGTCGTCCTGGAGGCGGCCACCGACGCGGTCGCGTTCCTGCCGAACACCGCCGGCTGA